The following are from one region of the Rhodopirellula sp. P2 genome:
- a CDS encoding AraC family transcriptional regulator: MKASYEKLVPDGGQSFRCFNRASLQSPVKWHRHPEVELTYIPSGVGSRMVGDHIGSYTDHDLVLLGSELPHTWSSDEYRGQVYDLHSAMVLQFHPDFLGPHFFRLNEMVEIHQLLQRASRGLWFPASVAESVGNRMADLETQRGAGRLVTLLSILDELAGCSDCEPLASHLYRASHNEEVETRIQVICDHITHHLTNPELTHRELAELADMNASAFSRFFKQSTGRTVSAYINELRIGFACRLLTDTEDSILSISQQSGYQNLSNFNRRFQQHRKMTPRDYRNRVRIAV, encoded by the coding sequence ATGAAAGCTTCCTACGAAAAGTTGGTCCCCGACGGTGGGCAATCGTTTCGATGTTTCAACCGCGCGTCGTTGCAGTCACCTGTGAAGTGGCATCGCCATCCCGAAGTGGAGTTGACCTACATACCGTCCGGAGTGGGGTCCCGAATGGTTGGCGACCACATTGGCAGTTACACCGATCATGACCTGGTGTTGCTGGGGTCCGAGTTGCCGCACACGTGGTCCTCCGACGAATACCGAGGGCAGGTTTACGACTTGCACTCCGCGATGGTGTTGCAGTTTCATCCCGACTTCTTGGGCCCCCACTTCTTTCGGCTCAATGAGATGGTGGAGATTCACCAGTTGCTGCAACGGGCCAGTCGTGGGTTGTGGTTTCCGGCCAGCGTCGCGGAGTCGGTTGGCAACCGGATGGCGGATTTGGAGACTCAGCGGGGAGCAGGTCGGTTGGTGACCCTGCTGTCGATTCTGGATGAACTCGCGGGGTGTTCTGATTGCGAGCCGCTCGCGTCCCATTTGTATCGGGCCAGTCACAACGAAGAGGTGGAGACCCGCATTCAGGTCATCTGCGACCACATCACGCATCACCTCACCAATCCCGAATTGACGCACAGGGAATTGGCGGAGCTCGCAGACATGAACGCGTCTGCTTTCAGCCGGTTTTTCAAGCAGTCCACCGGTCGAACGGTTTCGGCCTACATCAACGAGCTTCGAATCGGGTTTGCCTGTCGCTTGTTGACCGACACCGAGGATTCCATTTTGTCGATCAGCCAACAATCCGGGTATCAGAACCTGTCGAATTTCAATCGGCGTTTTCAACAGCACCGAAAGATGACACCACGTGACTATCGCAATCGTGTTCGGATCGCGGTTTGA
- a CDS encoding AGE family epimerase/isomerase has translation MNPTRRQELIDVYRDGLLNDTVPFWMRHGVDHEHGGFLTSLHRDGTVIDTDKGVWQQGRCTWLLAELYNNVEPREEWLQLAIQGAAFLEQNCFDPSDGRMWFHVTQDGRPIRKRRYAFSECFAAIAYGELFLATGQSHYRERAIQTFRRFIDHNLNSEVAASKFTGTRPARSMGFPMMTIVTAQELRQSIGLEDADDWIDRSIATIRDFHLKPDIACVMETVGVNGELLDHFEGRTLNPGHAIEGAWFILWEGHLREDASLIQTGCQMLDWMWHRGWDREHGGILYFVDVHGLPVQEYWHDMKFWWPQNETILATLLAHLLTGDDKYADWHQQAHQWAYARFPDARHGEWFGYLHRDGSISSELKGNLWKGPFHLPRMQYMAWKWLEKDLA, from the coding sequence GTGAATCCCACGCGACGTCAAGAATTGATCGATGTGTATCGAGATGGACTGCTGAATGACACGGTCCCATTCTGGATGCGGCACGGTGTCGATCACGAACACGGTGGATTCTTGACCTCGCTCCATCGCGACGGAACGGTGATCGACACCGACAAAGGTGTTTGGCAGCAAGGCCGCTGCACCTGGTTGCTCGCTGAACTCTACAACAATGTGGAACCTCGCGAGGAATGGCTTCAGCTCGCAATTCAGGGAGCGGCTTTCTTGGAACAAAATTGCTTCGACCCGTCAGATGGTCGAATGTGGTTCCATGTCACGCAGGATGGCCGCCCGATCCGAAAACGACGTTATGCGTTCTCCGAGTGCTTTGCCGCGATTGCCTATGGCGAACTTTTCCTGGCCACCGGCCAGTCTCACTACCGCGAACGTGCGATCCAAACGTTCCGGCGATTCATCGACCACAACTTGAACAGCGAAGTGGCCGCCTCGAAGTTCACCGGGACTCGTCCGGCGCGAAGCATGGGATTCCCGATGATGACCATCGTCACCGCTCAAGAACTGCGTCAGTCGATTGGTCTGGAAGATGCCGACGACTGGATCGACCGCAGCATCGCCACGATTCGCGACTTCCACCTGAAGCCGGACATCGCATGCGTGATGGAAACCGTCGGCGTCAACGGCGAGCTGCTCGATCACTTTGAAGGTCGCACGCTCAATCCAGGACACGCGATCGAGGGCGCCTGGTTCATCCTCTGGGAGGGGCATCTCCGCGAGGACGCTTCTTTGATCCAAACGGGCTGCCAAATGCTGGATTGGATGTGGCATCGTGGCTGGGATCGGGAACATGGAGGCATCCTCTACTTTGTCGATGTGCATGGTTTGCCCGTCCAAGAATACTGGCACGACATGAAGTTCTGGTGGCCTCAAAACGAAACCATTCTGGCAACCCTGCTCGCTCATTTGCTGACCGGCGACGACAAGTACGCCGATTGGCACCAGCAAGCTCACCAGTGGGCGTATGCTCGTTTCCCCGACGCCCGGCACGGCGAATGGTTCGGGTACCTGCACCGCGACGGCAGCATCAGCAGTGAACTCAAAGGCAATCTTTGGAAAGGACCGTTTCACCTACCGAGGATGCAGTACATGGCTTGGAAGTGGCTGGAGAAAGATCTCGCCTGA
- a CDS encoding sodium:solute symporter family transporter codes for MSPCLSKRFRTRLAAPRRERRLGISVLLALAAITLANVVLASQSAFAQAEASDWLQWDELPSIPDPLGVAGPFVGVDGDALIVAGGANFPRPIWESNKVWHDSIYVLTEPDNATNSSSQWIDAGRLPRATAYGASVSIPIDVSPHHGLLCIGGNDAEETFRDVFLLQWEATDQTIQHQPLPPLPEPCVHASAQRIGQTVYVVGGQRGSDLSTATSAVWTLDLSQSDDPSLLRWSRLADFPGPSRALHLTAAQHDGYENCLYVISGRRQAPSGVEFLTDTWVYRPSDQTWQQKTDIPQSMMAGTATHVGQSHVVVLGGDDGSLFGQADVLKDNHPGFLKNTFAYHTITDTWTETGSSPANHVTTTAVHWNDAIVVATGEVRPRVRSPAVYRVSILAPGRSFGTLNYVVLFGYLLSMVGIGVFFARRNRTTDDYFRGGSQIPWWAAGCSIFATMLSSVTFTGIPSKAFAQDWTYSIGNFTIPLVAIVAVYVAMPFFRRIDATSAYEYLEKRFNRSVRWFGSLSFSLFHVFRMAVVMSLTGLALSVATPLTPQQSVLLMGGLSIAYCTLGGIEAVIWTDTIQTVVLLGGAFLAILLMLSATDGGFAGSWSHAVDADKLRLANFHLSPTHAQIALWVIVFGAIGQNLSSYTADQAVVQRYMTTASQSLAARSIWTNAVLSIPATLLFFGIGTALHGFYHSHPERLSPAITTDQVFPLFIAREMPIGVAGLIVAGVFAAAQSTVSTSMNSTATALVTDFFRPLSLCRNERGYLFAARTLTFLIGTLGTLFGLVFVDPSIKSLFDTFIVVIGLFMGVLGGLFVLGGLTTRANSTGAMVGAAIGAATMFALWRFTDVNGYLYTTCGILSCFGSGYLASLLTSPPRESLAGLTIHTLVETESKPNTAQPES; via the coding sequence ATGAGCCCTTGCCTTTCCAAGCGATTCCGAACGCGTCTTGCTGCCCCACGCCGTGAACGTCGTTTGGGGATCAGCGTTCTGCTTGCGTTGGCAGCCATCACGCTGGCCAACGTCGTGCTGGCAAGCCAGTCGGCATTCGCGCAAGCCGAGGCGAGCGACTGGTTGCAGTGGGACGAACTTCCCTCGATCCCAGATCCACTTGGCGTGGCGGGCCCCTTCGTCGGTGTCGATGGGGACGCGTTGATCGTTGCCGGCGGGGCAAACTTCCCGCGTCCCATTTGGGAATCCAACAAGGTATGGCACGACTCGATCTATGTCCTCACAGAGCCCGACAACGCGACCAATTCCAGTTCCCAATGGATCGATGCCGGGCGTCTCCCACGGGCAACGGCCTACGGTGCGTCCGTCTCCATTCCCATCGACGTGTCCCCACACCATGGATTGCTGTGCATCGGCGGCAATGACGCAGAAGAAACGTTTCGCGACGTGTTTTTGCTTCAATGGGAGGCGACCGACCAAACGATTCAGCACCAGCCATTGCCTCCGCTCCCGGAGCCTTGCGTTCATGCCTCGGCACAGCGTATTGGGCAAACGGTTTACGTTGTTGGCGGGCAACGCGGCAGTGACCTTTCCACCGCCACTTCGGCGGTTTGGACACTGGACCTGAGCCAATCCGATGATCCGAGTTTGCTGAGGTGGAGTCGCCTTGCGGATTTCCCGGGCCCATCCCGCGCCCTTCACTTGACCGCCGCTCAGCACGATGGCTACGAGAACTGTCTGTACGTCATCAGTGGGCGCCGGCAGGCGCCAAGCGGTGTCGAATTCCTCACTGACACGTGGGTGTATCGTCCCAGCGACCAAACCTGGCAACAGAAAACAGACATCCCGCAATCCATGATGGCGGGAACTGCAACGCACGTCGGACAAAGCCACGTGGTTGTCCTGGGCGGCGATGATGGCAGCTTGTTTGGGCAAGCGGATGTGTTGAAGGACAATCACCCCGGTTTTCTGAAGAATACGTTTGCCTACCACACAATCACGGACACCTGGACTGAAACCGGCAGCAGTCCCGCGAATCATGTGACCACCACGGCGGTGCACTGGAACGATGCGATCGTGGTCGCAACCGGAGAAGTCCGTCCCCGCGTTCGTTCCCCGGCGGTCTACCGCGTGTCCATCCTTGCCCCGGGCCGCAGCTTTGGAACCTTGAACTATGTCGTTCTGTTTGGGTACCTCCTGTCGATGGTTGGCATCGGGGTCTTCTTCGCTCGTCGCAACCGAACCACCGACGACTACTTTCGCGGGGGAAGTCAGATCCCTTGGTGGGCAGCTGGCTGCAGCATTTTCGCCACCATGCTCAGTTCGGTGACCTTCACCGGCATTCCGTCCAAAGCGTTTGCGCAAGACTGGACGTATTCGATCGGCAACTTCACAATCCCGCTGGTGGCGATCGTGGCGGTGTACGTCGCGATGCCGTTCTTTCGCCGCATCGATGCGACCAGTGCCTACGAATACCTCGAGAAGCGGTTCAATCGTTCGGTGCGCTGGTTTGGCAGCCTCAGTTTCTCACTGTTCCATGTCTTTCGGATGGCGGTGGTGATGTCGCTGACTGGATTGGCGTTGTCGGTCGCGACTCCGCTGACGCCACAGCAATCGGTGTTGTTGATGGGCGGGCTCAGCATCGCCTATTGCACGCTGGGCGGAATCGAAGCGGTCATCTGGACCGACACGATTCAAACCGTCGTGCTGCTTGGCGGAGCCTTCCTGGCCATCCTGTTGATGCTGTCCGCCACCGACGGTGGATTCGCGGGAAGTTGGTCGCATGCCGTTGATGCCGACAAACTGCGACTGGCAAACTTCCACCTCAGTCCGACTCACGCCCAAATCGCGTTGTGGGTGATCGTGTTCGGTGCCATCGGTCAAAACCTGTCCTCGTACACTGCCGATCAAGCCGTTGTTCAGCGCTACATGACCACCGCCTCTCAATCGCTGGCGGCTCGTTCCATCTGGACCAATGCCGTGCTCAGCATCCCAGCAACGTTGCTGTTCTTTGGAATCGGAACGGCGCTGCACGGTTTTTACCATTCGCATCCCGAGCGACTTTCACCGGCGATCACAACCGACCAGGTCTTCCCGCTCTTCATCGCCCGTGAGATGCCCATCGGAGTGGCTGGCCTGATCGTCGCCGGTGTGTTTGCAGCGGCCCAGTCCACGGTCTCCACCAGCATGAACTCGACAGCGACCGCGCTGGTCACCGACTTCTTTCGACCATTGAGTTTATGCCGCAACGAACGCGGCTACCTATTCGCCGCGCGGACCCTGACGTTTCTCATCGGCACGCTGGGAACTCTGTTCGGATTGGTCTTTGTCGATCCGAGCATCAAGTCACTCTTCGACACCTTCATTGTGGTGATCGGCCTGTTCATGGGAGTCTTGGGCGGACTGTTTGTGCTGGGCGGGCTGACCACGCGCGCGAACTCGACCGGCGCGATGGTCGGCGCCGCCATCGGCGCCGCGACCATGTTCGCTTTGTGGCGATTCACTGACGTCAACGGCTACCTCTACACAACCTGTGGCATCTTGAGCTGCTTTGGATCAGGCTACTTGGCCAGTCTGCTGACCTCACCGCCAAGAGAATCACTTGCAGGTTTGACGATCCACACACTGGTGGAGACCGAATCCAAACCAAACACTGCCCAACCGGAGTCTTGA
- a CDS encoding dihydrodipicolinate synthase family protein has translation MVDESLLVQRMSGRKLSGLIAATYTPMTATGDLRLDVVPEMVEKLLHDGISGLYVCGSTGEGMSLTTSERHSVAAAFVEASGGRLPVIIQVGHNSLREAQALAAHAQEVGANAISATCPSYFKVSNTQALVQCMKELASAAPETPFYYYHIPMLTGSSIDMPEFLTQADDAIPTLVGLKYTDTKLFEFQRCLELANRQFDVVWGCDEMLLGATATGARAAIGSTYNIAAKLYRQMTLALTSGQLDAARKWQSQSIEMISTIGRYPFHPAMKAILAMQGLEVGSCRLPLESLSPTQTQSLRNELQAIGFFDWFRVPAELGSA, from the coding sequence ATGGTCGACGAATCACTCTTGGTGCAGCGGATGTCAGGCCGAAAACTCTCTGGCTTGATCGCAGCAACCTACACCCCGATGACCGCCACCGGCGACCTGCGTCTTGATGTTGTCCCGGAGATGGTTGAAAAGCTGCTCCACGACGGAATCTCGGGGCTCTACGTTTGCGGCAGCACCGGCGAGGGCATGTCGCTGACCACATCCGAACGACATTCGGTGGCGGCCGCTTTTGTCGAAGCCAGCGGCGGGCGATTGCCCGTGATCATTCAGGTCGGGCACAACAGTCTGCGAGAAGCCCAGGCACTCGCTGCGCATGCCCAAGAAGTTGGTGCCAATGCGATCTCCGCGACCTGCCCCTCCTACTTCAAAGTCTCCAACACACAGGCACTGGTCCAGTGCATGAAAGAATTGGCGTCCGCTGCGCCGGAGACACCTTTCTATTACTATCACATCCCGATGCTAACGGGATCCAGCATCGACATGCCGGAATTCCTGACCCAGGCGGACGATGCGATCCCGACCTTGGTGGGATTGAAGTACACCGACACCAAGCTGTTTGAATTCCAACGTTGCCTGGAACTGGCCAACCGACAATTTGATGTCGTTTGGGGCTGTGATGAAATGCTGCTGGGCGCCACCGCCACCGGTGCTCGCGCCGCGATCGGCAGCACCTACAACATCGCCGCCAAGCTCTACCGACAGATGACACTTGCTTTGACGAGTGGTCAACTCGACGCGGCTCGCAAATGGCAATCTCAATCCATCGAGATGATCAGCACCATTGGACGCTATCCCTTTCATCCCGCCATGAAAGCAATTTTGGCGATGCAAGGGTTGGAGGTCGGTTCATGCCGGCTTCCACTCGAATCCCTCTCGCCGACGCAAACTCAATCCCTGCGAAATGAACTGCAGGCGATTGGATTCTTCGATTGGTTTCGTGTCCCGGCGGAGTTGGGCAGCGCATGA
- a CDS encoding sialidase family protein produces MPRLFSSRLHRRFACRVAAALLVATITCHSLLSPPSNLVAADTTTSGKHAIVDVFVPAKDGYPAIRIPSIVTTKQGTLLAFAEGRQGGDHSENDLIMKRSTDHGATWSEVIVLNDQGKLSLNNPQAVVLESGQVLLMYQRSKLGERNASDGYGPDSFFTFVQTSDDDGLNWSEPRDVSQQVKREQGVTSVAAGPGIGIVLQHGPRKGRIIMPFNQGPYDQWRVYAAFSDDDGRTWEMGDVAPGDGKGHGNEVQMVELAGGRVMLNARTQGVGSTKHRKIAISDDAGQTWSPLEIDEQLVDPTCQAAILRYSWPSEGKSRLLFSNPASQTKRENGVLRISYDEGQTWPNQVNVYPRGFAYSCLTRLQDDRIGVLFERDGYKTISFTAIPLDSIEPSTSNNQPTPNGKEAN; encoded by the coding sequence GTGCCCCGCCTGTTTTCCTCCCGTTTGCATCGTCGCTTTGCTTGTCGTGTGGCCGCTGCTTTGTTGGTCGCGACGATCACCTGCCACAGCCTCCTCTCACCGCCATCCAACTTGGTCGCCGCTGACACGACGACCTCCGGCAAACATGCCATTGTCGATGTGTTCGTGCCCGCAAAAGATGGTTACCCCGCCATCCGAATTCCCTCCATCGTCACGACCAAACAAGGCACCCTGTTGGCCTTCGCGGAGGGCCGCCAGGGCGGAGACCACTCTGAAAACGATCTGATCATGAAACGCTCCACCGATCATGGAGCGACTTGGAGTGAGGTGATCGTCCTCAACGACCAAGGCAAACTGTCACTGAACAACCCGCAAGCAGTCGTGCTGGAATCGGGGCAAGTTCTCTTGATGTACCAGCGAAGCAAACTGGGTGAACGCAACGCTTCCGATGGTTACGGGCCGGATTCCTTTTTCACGTTCGTTCAAACCAGCGATGACGATGGACTGAACTGGTCTGAACCACGCGACGTCTCCCAGCAAGTCAAGCGAGAGCAGGGCGTCACCAGCGTCGCTGCGGGGCCCGGCATCGGCATCGTCTTGCAGCATGGCCCGCGAAAAGGGCGGATCATCATGCCATTCAACCAAGGCCCCTACGACCAATGGCGAGTCTACGCCGCCTTCAGCGATGACGATGGCCGCACCTGGGAAATGGGCGACGTCGCACCAGGCGACGGCAAGGGACACGGCAACGAAGTTCAAATGGTCGAACTGGCGGGCGGCCGCGTCATGCTGAACGCCCGAACCCAGGGGGTCGGTTCGACCAAACACCGAAAGATTGCCATCAGCGATGACGCCGGGCAAACCTGGTCCCCACTTGAGATCGATGAGCAATTGGTTGACCCCACCTGCCAAGCCGCGATCCTGCGTTATTCCTGGCCATCGGAAGGCAAGAGCCGCCTTCTGTTCTCCAACCCGGCCAGTCAAACCAAACGCGAAAACGGTGTGCTTCGGATCAGCTACGACGAAGGTCAGACGTGGCCGAATCAGGTCAACGTCTATCCACGCGGGTTCGCTTATTCGTGCCTGACTCGCTTGCAAGATGATCGCATCGGTGTGCTGTTCGAGCGCGACGGCTACAAAACCATCAGCTTCACCGCGATCCCACTCGATTCAATCGAACCTTCCACTTCAAACAACCAACCAACACCCAACGGCAAGGAGGCCAACTGA
- a CDS encoding cytochrome c peroxidase — translation MNQNHCRARRLAAWSVCTIGLLGAAFFCWNESAWSNQPVAQPTSTPNSSTRGGDALPLVEPGNALLRRPVAVVNTNADQVVVANRRSGTLSMVDTETLQVLGEYRLGGRPTDLIAVGERLLITEQDGRLTAVQMKDGRPAIQWSVAMPNEPATVRASDQGEWCAVCSTWARKVTFVNLQGPADQPPEIMATVSLPFAPRAQLLLPDQNRLLVADAFGPRVAVIRLDDFQVESIREIPGNNIRGFVRSTNREMVYVTHELINEIAPPRSSEIIWGSMVSDAMREISVATIVDPNANLMKAGRFIAVGNNTRGAGDPNALMMREDGRLVVTIGGLGQVGVVEPGGIGVTRIVAGRRPVAIAKISDDRFLVANEHSDSLTRLDFHFEGPKVEPEERLPSRDRVVSSKAEISSDVETPVDAGGYSETEQVEYEGEYEYEYEYEAEYEDEETEDELADSSAYRSKSYRSSDDPAVEPVSSDVPTRSYQIGPDVPAGEQQLFVTATSLSLGESAPLQASDRGELLFFDASLSRGGWYSCHSCHTDGHTSGSLADTLSDGGEGAPKRILSLRGVGETGPWAWVGDKSEIEGQVRQTLELTMQGRKMNDGDVADLVAFLESIPPAPTFRDPVTDLDRDLVAKGRHLFETLDCVSCHSGSILTSDATYDVGLKDERGITEFNPPSLRGVGHLHSLFHDLRASELSEVVGNFKHQLPHELSLEQRAQLIRYLESL, via the coding sequence ATGAACCAGAATCATTGCCGTGCTCGTCGTCTCGCCGCCTGGTCCGTTTGCACAATCGGATTGTTGGGGGCTGCGTTCTTCTGTTGGAACGAATCCGCCTGGAGCAATCAACCGGTTGCGCAACCCACGTCGACGCCCAACTCATCGACTCGAGGCGGGGATGCTTTGCCGTTGGTGGAGCCAGGAAACGCCTTGCTGCGTCGGCCCGTGGCGGTGGTGAACACGAACGCCGACCAGGTGGTCGTTGCCAATCGACGCAGCGGAACGCTGAGCATGGTTGACACGGAAACGCTTCAGGTGCTGGGGGAGTATCGACTGGGTGGGCGCCCGACGGATTTGATCGCGGTGGGGGAACGGTTGCTGATCACGGAACAAGATGGACGGCTGACTGCGGTCCAGATGAAAGATGGCAGGCCAGCGATTCAGTGGAGCGTGGCGATGCCGAATGAACCGGCAACGGTTCGGGCTTCGGATCAAGGCGAATGGTGTGCGGTTTGTTCGACGTGGGCAAGAAAGGTCACGTTTGTGAACCTGCAGGGTCCCGCAGATCAACCACCCGAAATCATGGCCACCGTCTCGCTGCCGTTTGCACCGCGGGCGCAGTTGTTGCTTCCCGATCAAAACCGATTGCTGGTCGCGGACGCGTTTGGACCGCGTGTGGCTGTCATTCGCTTGGATGATTTTCAGGTTGAATCGATCCGTGAAATTCCCGGCAACAACATTCGTGGGTTTGTACGCAGCACGAACCGTGAGATGGTGTATGTGACACATGAGTTGATCAATGAAATCGCGCCGCCGCGAAGCAGTGAGATCATTTGGGGATCGATGGTGTCCGACGCGATGCGTGAGATTTCGGTCGCCACGATCGTGGATCCCAACGCGAATTTGATGAAGGCCGGACGCTTCATTGCGGTTGGCAACAACACGCGGGGAGCCGGAGACCCCAATGCGTTGATGATGCGAGAGGATGGTCGGTTGGTCGTGACCATTGGTGGATTGGGGCAGGTGGGCGTGGTCGAGCCCGGCGGGATTGGGGTGACTCGAATTGTTGCCGGACGCCGGCCGGTTGCGATCGCAAAGATATCGGACGATCGATTTCTCGTTGCCAATGAACACTCGGATTCATTGACCCGATTGGATTTCCACTTCGAGGGACCGAAAGTGGAACCCGAGGAGAGACTGCCTTCGCGAGACAGGGTTGTTTCCAGCAAGGCGGAGATTTCCAGTGATGTGGAAACCCCAGTTGACGCTGGAGGTTACTCTGAAACGGAACAAGTCGAGTACGAAGGCGAGTACGAGTACGAGTACGAGTACGAAGCAGAATACGAAGACGAGGAAACAGAGGACGAACTGGCTGACTCGTCGGCTTATAGAAGCAAATCCTATCGATCGTCCGATGACCCAGCCGTGGAACCGGTCAGCTCGGACGTTCCGACGAGAAGCTACCAGATTGGTCCCGACGTCCCGGCCGGCGAGCAACAGTTGTTCGTGACCGCGACCTCACTGAGTCTGGGGGAATCTGCTCCGCTTCAAGCGAGCGATCGTGGCGAGTTGCTGTTCTTTGACGCCAGTTTGTCTCGTGGAGGTTGGTACAGTTGCCATAGTTGTCACACCGACGGGCACACCAGCGGATCGCTGGCCGACACGCTGAGCGATGGTGGGGAAGGCGCCCCCAAACGCATTCTTTCTCTGCGGGGAGTCGGCGAAACGGGCCCCTGGGCTTGGGTGGGAGACAAGTCAGAGATTGAAGGCCAAGTTCGGCAAACGCTGGAATTGACGATGCAAGGAAGGAAGATGAACGATGGTGACGTGGCGGACCTCGTCGCATTCCTGGAGTCGATTCCACCCGCTCCAACTTTTCGCGATCCGGTGACTGATCTGGATCGCGACCTGGTGGCGAAAGGACGACACCTATTTGAGACGTTGGATTGTGTGTCCTGCCATTCCGGTTCGATTTTGACCTCGGATGCCACTTACGACGTGGGGTTGAAGGATGAACGCGGGATCACCGAATTCAACCCACCGTCCTTGCGAGGTGTTGGCCATCTGCACTCGCTTTTCCATGATTTGCGAGCCTCTGAGTTAAGCGAGGTGGTCGGCAACTTCAAGCATCAACTGCCGCATGAACTATCGCTCGAACAACGGGCACAATTGATTCGCTATCTCGAAAGTCTGTAG
- a CDS encoding PAS domain S-box protein yields the protein MASNYRDTERRESEQRIDVAHQPIVSLGNALDEFEIGFVCLDVKTTRLRGVNAAFAKMLGRDVATLHDVALGELVENSDQSAFESVVQSLAMHSSKRISAELPIARSDGSQVWLRFTFVGSHGEHAALGSVNGTVIDVSPEKELEAALLLANDRFDSAQATSRVGSWEWAVGETTAWWSKQLYELHNIDPSTGPISFDEFIVTVDPNDHELIITVNQEPFPEGDVRRFSFASNPAHGPQRHFNATVWMTKVNGKLVRRGTTQDVTRQVELLSALEKSEDQYREMVVSNTEGNAVMNLDGKVLQVDETFASMLGTQPESLNGLNLCELAESESAALIDQRMLHRTHSATHEVRLRHADGHLVWLLLTCSPLLNDSEQFVGIQTRALDINHRKHVELLTKRAAEAKARLRRLTSREREVLQQIVEGRMNKVIANRLDISEKTVERHRSNLMKKLNAHSVAELVKISLTAEIMSA from the coding sequence ATGGCCTCGAACTACAGGGACACTGAACGACGCGAGTCGGAACAGCGGATCGACGTAGCGCACCAACCGATTGTTTCGCTGGGAAATGCGTTGGACGAATTCGAGATCGGATTTGTTTGCCTTGACGTCAAAACGACTCGCTTGCGCGGCGTCAATGCGGCGTTCGCCAAAATGCTTGGGCGTGACGTGGCGACACTGCACGACGTGGCCCTCGGTGAATTGGTTGAAAACTCGGACCAGTCTGCTTTCGAGTCCGTTGTGCAATCGCTTGCCATGCACTCTTCGAAACGCATCTCGGCTGAGTTGCCGATTGCCCGGTCCGATGGCAGCCAGGTTTGGTTGCGGTTCACATTCGTCGGCAGCCACGGGGAACACGCCGCATTGGGGAGCGTCAACGGGACCGTGATCGATGTTTCGCCAGAGAAAGAATTGGAAGCAGCGTTGCTGTTGGCCAACGATCGGTTTGACTCGGCTCAAGCAACTTCAAGGGTCGGGAGTTGGGAGTGGGCTGTCGGAGAAACGACAGCGTGGTGGTCAAAGCAACTCTATGAGCTTCACAACATTGACCCGTCCACGGGGCCGATCTCGTTTGACGAGTTTATCGTGACGGTGGATCCAAATGATCATGAGCTCATCATCACGGTCAATCAGGAACCGTTCCCGGAGGGAGATGTTCGCCGGTTTAGTTTTGCGAGCAATCCAGCACACGGACCGCAGCGACACTTCAATGCCACGGTCTGGATGACGAAAGTGAATGGGAAGTTGGTTCGCCGGGGGACAACTCAGGATGTCACCCGTCAGGTGGAGTTGCTGTCCGCATTGGAAAAAAGCGAAGACCAGTATCGCGAGATGGTCGTGAGCAACACCGAAGGCAACGCGGTGATGAATTTGGACGGAAAGGTCTTGCAGGTGGACGAGACCTTCGCTTCCATGCTTGGCACGCAACCTGAGAGCCTGAATGGTTTGAATCTCTGCGAGCTAGCGGAATCCGAAAGTGCAGCACTGATCGACCAGCGAATGTTGCATCGAACTCATTCAGCAACTCATGAAGTGCGACTCAGGCACGCGGATGGGCACTTGGTTTGGCTGTTGTTGACATGCTCGCCCTTGCTGAATGATTCGGAGCAATTCGTCGGCATTCAGACCAGAGCACTCGACATCAATCACCGAAAGCATGTGGAACTGCTGACGAAGCGTGCGGCGGAGGCGAAAGCCCGATTGCGGCGACTGACCAGCCGAGAGCGTGAAGTTCTGCAGCAGATCGTCGAAGGCCGTATGAACAAGGTGATCGCAAATCGCTTGGACATCAGCGAGAAGACGGTCGAGCGCCACCGGTCCAACTTGATGAAGAAGCTCAATGCTCACAGTGTGGCCGAGCTGGTCAAGATTTCATTGACCGCCGAGATCATGTCGGCCTGA